A portion of the Glycine max cultivar Williams 82 chromosome 10, Glycine_max_v4.0, whole genome shotgun sequence genome contains these proteins:
- the LOC102668512 gene encoding uncharacterized protein isoform X3 codes for MEEGKETKGKLTTEPMIQRTTEEERDRLRSQLLNRIMKYAVLHNVQRLTMNIPFFYGKISTYLDPIIFSCQSLTYLELHNISCWPPLELPKSLQLPALKTLRLTRVLFTATNNVCAEPFTTCNLLNTLVLNDFFLHNDAKILFISNSNLSSLKLENLKIRDTFQHKVVLSTPNLSSLTVCIFGASSLSIQPLSSTCNLSCLEEGTIDIATDISHPVLIGWLQVFTNVKILTLSYETLKLILKDLSNLATMGSQPPCFVKLESLKVVTYLFRVISDEEVNKAVEYLLQNSPLIRVLLSKKLYHGSLLNYLGPVLAGLANHNRSQIGPSLEWDHNHQHHKGGL; via the exons atggaagaaggaaaagaaactaAGGGGAAGTTGACAACAGAGCCGATGATACAGAGGACAACTGAAGAAGAGAGGGATAGGCTGA GGTCTCAACTGCTGAATAGGATCATGAAATATGCTGTGTTGCACAATGTCCAACGGTTGACTATGAATATTCCTTTCTTTTATGGAAAAATATCCACTTATCTTGACCCTATCATTTTTTCCTGTCAGTCTTTGACATATCTTGAGCTTCACAATATATCTTGTTGGCCTCCTTTGGAACTTCCAAAATCCCTGCAGTTGCCAGCATTGAAAACCTTACGTCTCACCCGTGTCCTTTTTACTGCAACTAACAATGTCTGTGCTGAGCCCTTTACAACCTGCAACTTGTTGAATACTTTGGTCCTTAATGATTTCTTTTTGCACAATGATGCAAAAATACTCTTCATATCTAATTCTAACCTTTCCAGTTTGAAGCTGGAGAACCTGAAGATACGGGACACCTTTCAACACAAAGTTGTGCTTTCTACTCCAAATCTTAGTTCTCTCACAGTCTGTATTTTTGGGGCTTCAAGTTTGAGTATTCAACCACTCTCCTCTACATGTAATCTTTCATGTCTTGAAGAAGGAACTATTGACATCGCTACTGATATATCTCATCCAGTTCTCATAGGCTGGCTGCAAGTTTTCACTAATGTAAAGATATTGACACTTTCATATGAGACGCTTAAGCTAATACTAAAA GATCTATCAAATCTTGCTACAATGGGAAGTCAACCTCCGTGCTTTGTTAAATTGGAATCATTGAAAGTTGTAACATATCTATTCAGAGTGATATCTGATGAAGAAGTAAACAAGGCAGTGGAGTACCTACTTCAAAACTCTCCACTAATCAGAGTTTTGTTATCGAAAAAGTTGTATCATGGTTCTTTACTTAACTATTTAG
- the LOC102668512 gene encoding F-box/LRR-repeat protein At4g14103 isoform X1 encodes MEEGKETKGKLTTEPMIQRTTEEERDRLSELPDFVLLHIMNFIDTKDALRTCILSKRWKDLWKHLTTLSFDQSTSLFDERRVVNFNKFVSQVLSCRDGSILLINIRLVIFESIGSQLLNRIMKYAVLHNVQRLTMNIPFFYGKISTYLDPIIFSCQSLTYLELHNISCWPPLELPKSLQLPALKTLRLTRVLFTATNNVCAEPFTTCNLLNTLVLNDFFLHNDAKILFISNSNLSSLKLENLKIRDTFQHKVVLSTPNLSSLTVCIFGASSLSIQPLSSTCNLSCLEEGTIDIATDISHPVLIGWLQVFTNVKILTLSYETLKLILKDLSNLATMGSQPPCFVKLESLKVVTYLFRVISDEEVNKAVEYLLQNSPLIRVLLSKKLYHGSLLNYLGPVLAGLANHNRSQIGPSLEWDHNHQHHKGGL; translated from the exons atggaagaaggaaaagaaactaAGGGGAAGTTGACAACAGAGCCGATGATACAGAGGACAACTGAAGAAGAGAGGGATAGGCTGAGTGAGTTACCTGATTTTGTTCTGCtccatataatgaattttattgacACAAAAGATGCACTTAGAACTTGTATCTTGTCCAAACGATGGAAGGACCTCTGGAAACATCTTACCACTCTCTCTTTCGATCAATCTACTAGCTTGTTTGATGAAAGAAGGGTTGTCAATTTTAACAAGTTTGTATCTCAGGTTCTATCTTGTCGGGATGGTTCCATTTTACTTATTAACATTCGTTTAGTCATCTTTGAATCAATAGGGTCTCAACTGCTGAATAGGATCATGAAATATGCTGTGTTGCACAATGTCCAACGGTTGACTATGAATATTCCTTTCTTTTATGGAAAAATATCCACTTATCTTGACCCTATCATTTTTTCCTGTCAGTCTTTGACATATCTTGAGCTTCACAATATATCTTGTTGGCCTCCTTTGGAACTTCCAAAATCCCTGCAGTTGCCAGCATTGAAAACCTTACGTCTCACCCGTGTCCTTTTTACTGCAACTAACAATGTCTGTGCTGAGCCCTTTACAACCTGCAACTTGTTGAATACTTTGGTCCTTAATGATTTCTTTTTGCACAATGATGCAAAAATACTCTTCATATCTAATTCTAACCTTTCCAGTTTGAAGCTGGAGAACCTGAAGATACGGGACACCTTTCAACACAAAGTTGTGCTTTCTACTCCAAATCTTAGTTCTCTCACAGTCTGTATTTTTGGGGCTTCAAGTTTGAGTATTCAACCACTCTCCTCTACATGTAATCTTTCATGTCTTGAAGAAGGAACTATTGACATCGCTACTGATATATCTCATCCAGTTCTCATAGGCTGGCTGCAAGTTTTCACTAATGTAAAGATATTGACACTTTCATATGAGACGCTTAAGCTAATACTAAAA GATCTATCAAATCTTGCTACAATGGGAAGTCAACCTCCGTGCTTTGTTAAATTGGAATCATTGAAAGTTGTAACATATCTATTCAGAGTGATATCTGATGAAGAAGTAAACAAGGCAGTGGAGTACCTACTTCAAAACTCTCCACTAATCAGAGTTTTGTTATCGAAAAAGTTGTATCATGGTTCTTTACTTAACTATTTAG